One stretch of Streptomyces sp. R21 DNA includes these proteins:
- a CDS encoding class I SAM-dependent methyltransferase encodes MSKAQETAVYTHGHHESVLRSHVWRTAANSAAYLLGSLKPHMRILDIGCGPGTITADLAALVPDGRVTAVDHAPGILDQARRLSEERGLENVEFAVADVHALDYPDNTFCVVHAHQVLQHVGDPVQALREMHRVTRPGGFIAVRDADYSAMTWYPELPGMTDWLDLYLRVARANGGEPAAGRRLKAWALRAGITDITATSSTWTFATEDERAWWSGLWADRTMASAYADRATEGGHATVGQLRALSDAWREWGRQEDGWFAVLHGEILCRKDV; translated from the coding sequence ATGTCGAAGGCGCAGGAGACCGCCGTATACACCCATGGGCACCACGAGTCGGTGCTCCGTTCGCACGTCTGGCGCACCGCCGCCAACTCGGCGGCGTACCTCCTCGGTTCGCTGAAGCCCCACATGCGGATCCTGGACATCGGCTGCGGTCCGGGCACCATCACCGCCGACCTGGCCGCGCTGGTCCCGGACGGCCGGGTCACCGCCGTCGACCACGCGCCGGGCATCCTGGACCAGGCCCGGCGACTGTCCGAGGAACGGGGCCTGGAGAACGTCGAGTTCGCGGTGGCGGACGTCCACGCGCTGGACTACCCGGACAACACGTTCTGCGTGGTCCACGCCCACCAGGTGCTCCAGCACGTGGGCGACCCTGTGCAGGCGCTGCGCGAGATGCACCGCGTGACCAGGCCGGGCGGGTTCATCGCGGTGCGCGACGCGGACTACTCGGCGATGACCTGGTATCCCGAACTGCCGGGCATGACCGACTGGCTGGACCTGTATCTGCGCGTGGCCCGCGCCAACGGGGGCGAGCCGGCCGCCGGTCGGCGCCTGAAGGCGTGGGCCCTGCGGGCCGGGATCACCGACATCACGGCCACGTCCAGCACCTGGACCTTCGCCACCGAGGACGAGCGCGCGTGGTGGAGCGGCCTGTGGGCCGACCGCACGATGGCGTCGGCGTACGCGGACCGCGCCACCGAGGGCGGCCACGCGACCGTCGGCCAACTCCGGGCCCTGTCGGACGCTTGGCGGGAGTGGGGGCGCCAGGAGGACGGCTGGTTTGCCGTACTGCACGGAGAAATTCTCTGCAGAAAAGACGTCTGA
- a CDS encoding hydrophobic protein, with the protein MVPILLVLLLALVLFGFGFAVKLLWWLAVIVLIVWLLGFLVRGTSATGTRGRWYRW; encoded by the coding sequence ATGGTTCCCATCCTTTTGGTGCTACTGCTGGCGCTGGTCCTCTTCGGATTCGGATTCGCCGTGAAACTGCTGTGGTGGCTCGCGGTGATTGTTCTGATCGTGTGGTTGCTGGGATTCCTGGTACGTGGTACGAGCGCGACAGGAACCAGGGGCCGCTGGTATCGGTGGTAG